One Nocardiopsis gilva YIM 90087 genomic window, CGCCGGCAAGAACCTGTCGACCCGGGGCAACATCATCGTGCTGGTCGACGAGGCACACCGCACGCAGTCCACCAGGTCGAAGTCCCTGGCCGGGCAGATGCGCGCAGCGTTGCCGAACGCGAAGTTCTTCGGCATGACCGGCACCCCCATCAGGAACCTCGCCACCGACACCTTCGCCCTCTTCGGCGAGCAGACCGACCCGGACAGGGTGCTGCACCGGTACTCGGTGTCCCGGTCCCTGCTGGATGGGGCGACCGTTCCGGTCATGCTGGACCCTCACCCGGTCTCCTTCGAGATGAACGACCAGGCGTTGCAGGCTGAGTTCGATCAGTTTGCCGATGACTTCGACCTCGACGATCCCGATCGTGAGGCCCTGTCCCGCAAGTTCGGGCGCCTCACCTCGGTGTTCGCTAGCCCCGACCGTATCCACGCGGTCTGTCAGCACATCGTGGACCACTACCTGTCTGGCGCTTACCGCAACGGCCTCAAGGCCCAGGTCGTCGCCTACAACCGTGAGCTGGCCGTGGCCTACACGGACAAGATCAACGAGCTGTTGGCCGGCTTTGAGGCGTCACAGGTGCTCGATGAAGTCGGGAAGCATGATCGGATCACCGCCGAGGTGAACATCTCCGTCTCGGATTCCAAGGACGAAAACCCCGCCATGCGGCCGTTCCAGCTCTCGGAGGCCGAGGAGGAGGAGCAGAAGCGGCGGTTCCTCACCCCGGACGACCCGCTGTGCTTCCTGGTGGTGACCGCGAAGCTGATGACCGGGTTCGACGCCCCCAACGAGGGCGGCCTCTACCTGGACAAGCCGCTGAAGGCCCACACCTTGTTCCAGACGATCACCCGACCGAACCGCCCCTGGGTGTCCCCGACCGGGTTCGTGAAGACCTCCGGCGTGGTCGTGGACTACATCGGCCTAGCCGAAGAGGTCCAGCGGGCCGTCGCTGACCCCACCTCGAAGGGAGCCGGTAAGGGTGGCGGGTTCGTCACCGACCTGACCGAGCTGGTCGCCGAGTTCCGCACCACCTTCGCCCGAATCGAAGATCTCCTCGCGGACGTGGACGGCCTGGACCTCACGGTCCATGGGTACGAGTCCGTGCGAGCCATCAACGTCTTCTTGGACGCCAACCCTGGCGCCGCCGAGGCGTTCGCCAAGGACTACCGGCTCCTGGCCCGCCTGTACCCGCTCATCAATACCGACAAGCGCATCGCCAAGTACCGGGACGGCATCGGGCTGTTCGGGTCGGTGTACACGACCCTTTTCAAGAAGTCCTCCGAGGAGGAGAGGAAGGAACGGCTGAGCGAGCTGGGGCCGATGGTCCTGGAGATCATCAACGCCCACGTCCACTCCTTCTCCGTGGTCGCCTCCCAAAGGGAATCCCTCGTACTGGACGCCCGGGGAATCGCCCTGCTCAAGGAGCTAATGTCCCTCGTCCGCCCCAAGCCAGGCAAGGACGACAGCGACGACAAGACGCCGCCGTCCGCGGCGGAGATCCTGGACCACATCAAGGCCGCCCTCGAAAAGGGCGTCGAACCGGAGTCGGCGAAGTACACCGCCCTTGCGGAGCGGATCAAGCTGCTGCGGGACCGGATCATCCAGAACGCCCAGGACGCCCTGGAGTTCCTGTCCGAAGCTCTCCGGGTCGCCCGCGCCATCGTGGACGCCGAGAAACACCCCGACGAAGCTGTCGTCGTGCTGGACGACGACCACGTGGGTGTCCTGTCGCGGATCATCCACGACCACGCACCGTCCGGCCTCACAGTCACGGAGAGGAACCTGGCCGAAGAGATCGACCAGGTGGTCACCCGCACCCTCGCCCGGTCGTGGGACAACGCCGAGGCTCGCAAACGAGGCGTCCGCCGCGCCACCGCTGCGGTCTTCCGCCGGTACAGGTTGAAGCCGGTGGGTGAGCCGTATGACTCCACTGTCGCCTACATCGAAGCCCACTACCTCGTTGACTGACGAATGCACGTGGCCCGGCAACCTATGGCCGTTGCCGGGCCACGTCGCGTTGTTCGGGCCCTGACCTATTCCCTGAGCCGCAGAAAGCTCGAATGCGGCAAGTGCCCGAACAGCATCGTTCGGGCACAGCAACAGACCTGCGCCGAGGCGCATAGACACCTCCGGTGACATCGCCGCAGGTCGGCCCTCGTCCGAAGGTTCTCGTCGAGGTGAGCGTCCATTGGGGCTGATCGCGCCGCGAACGGCAGCGCCGGGTCTTGGGAAGGGCCTTCATGCCGATTACCGCCACCGCATCCGTGCAGGA contains:
- a CDS encoding type I restriction endonuclease subunit R, which translates into the protein MAKGIREREFQNLMIQWSLPMGWEFTAGRSLARETTQTVVAGQLRDAIVRLNPGVIDGFDVDAVVEEVVATVNVVEGGLVRANEQVLHLLRGRKEFRDADGVWHTLKVIDFEHPTANTLVVSDEVTITVPGKTSRRFDLVYWVNGLPLVVVEVKSPTAKSAWADAAREINDVYATEYPWFFTPNVFAVASDGLNLRFGAAGAPTTLWHPFRSTADDENLSGQADVQRSVELLMSPATILDMLANFVLFDTSGGGADNKYLSRYPQMEAAHLIHKRVLEGGAKGLIWHHQGSGKTLLMVFTASLLLTDPRTESPTIILLSDRLQLVRQTSGVFTSAMGDAYFHQPATGRELRSLLADDVRGVISTTVHKFADAGKNLSTRGNIIVLVDEAHRTQSTRSKSLAGQMRAALPNAKFFGMTGTPIRNLATDTFALFGEQTDPDRVLHRYSVSRSLLDGATVPVMLDPHPVSFEMNDQALQAEFDQFADDFDLDDPDREALSRKFGRLTSVFASPDRIHAVCQHIVDHYLSGAYRNGLKAQVVAYNRELAVAYTDKINELLAGFEASQVLDEVGKHDRITAEVNISVSDSKDENPAMRPFQLSEAEEEEQKRRFLTPDDPLCFLVVTAKLMTGFDAPNEGGLYLDKPLKAHTLFQTITRPNRPWVSPTGFVKTSGVVVDYIGLAEEVQRAVADPTSKGAGKGGGFVTDLTELVAEFRTTFARIEDLLADVDGLDLTVHGYESVRAINVFLDANPGAAEAFAKDYRLLARLYPLINTDKRIAKYRDGIGLFGSVYTTLFKKSSEEERKERLSELGPMVLEIINAHVHSFSVVASQRESLVLDARGIALLKELMSLVRPKPGKDDSDDKTPPSAAEILDHIKAALEKGVEPESAKYTALAERIKLLRDRIIQNAQDALEFLSEALRVARAIVDAEKHPDEAVVVLDDDHVGVLSRIIHDHAPSGLTVTERNLAEEIDQVVTRTLARSWDNAEARKRGVRRATAAVFRRYRLKPVGEPYDSTVAYIEAHYLVD